GACCTCGCGCAGGTCGCGCAGGAAGCGCAGCTCGGCCGGGCGAACGCCGCCCTCGCCCTGCACCGGCTCGATCAGGATCGCCCCGGTCTCCTTCGTGATCGCGTTGCGCACCGCGTTCATGTTGCCGAAGGGCACGTGGTCGAAGCCCTCCACCGGCGGGCCGAAGCCCTCCAGGTACTTCGCGTTCCCCGTGGCGGAGATCATGGCGAGCGTGCGGCCGTGGAAGGCGCCCTCGAAGCAGATCGTGCGGTACCGCTCGGGATGGCCCTCGGAGGCGTGGTACTTGCGCACCGCCTTCACCATCGCCTCGTTCGCCTCGGCGCCCGAATTGGAGAAGTACACGCTGTCCGCGAAGGGCGTCGCCTCCACCAGCCGCTGCGCCAGCCGCTCGGCCTGGGGCACGCGGTAGAGGTTGGAGGTGTGCATCACCCGCCCCGCCTGCTCCGCGATGGCCTGCACGAGGTGCGGGTGGCCGTGGCCGATGCTGGTGGTGGCGATGCCGGCGCCAAAATCCAGGAATCGTCGCCCCTGCTCGTCCCACAGCCAGGCGCCCTCGCCCCGCTCAAAGACGAGGTCGGCGCGGTTGTAGTTCGGCATCAGGGCGGGGATCACGCGGCGTGGCCCTCCGGTGGTCCCGCGGGCGTGGCGGGTGTCGCGGCGCCGGGCGGGAAGACGGTGAAAATGGAGGAAAGGGCGCGCCGGGTCAAAGGATCCGGCGCCCGCAGCCCTGCGGCCAGGGCAGGGAAGACACCCCGAAACGGCAGGTGGAGAAAACGGCAGGGGCGCCGCCCTTCGGCAACGCCCCTCCGCTGCTGAGCCGGGAAGCTCGGTTCAAGCGCTTCCCGGATCAGCAAACCGCCAGTTCAGCGGCCCCGATTCAGCGGCCCCGGTTCAGCGGCCCTGGGTGCTCAGCGTGTTGGGCGCGGAGCCCGGGCTGGCCGGGTTGGGGTTCGGCGAGGCCGGGGTCATGCTGCCGGTGGTGGAGCCCGCCGTGCTGGACCCCGTCGTGCCCGCGCTCGCCGGCGTGGCGCGGCGGGTGGAGCGGGCCTGGCTGCGGCGGCCGCTGCTGCGGGCCGCCGGGCGGCAGTCACTCGTGTCGGTCGTGCCGAGGCTGCGGGACACGGCGGTCCCGGGCGGGTTGCCGGGGGTGCAGTCCGGCGTGCCGTTCACGTTCAGCGGGTCGCCGACGCGGTCATTCGCGCGGGACACGGCGGTGCCGGAGGGGTTGCCGGGCGTGCCATCCGGACGGCCGGCGGTGTTCAGCGGGTCGCCGGCGCGGGCGTTGGCGCGGGAGGCCTCGGTGCCCGGCGGGTTGCCGGGCGCGCCGTCCGGGCGGTTCGCGGTGTTCAGCGGGTCGCTGCTGCAGGCGGCCAGGGCGCCGACCGAGAGGGCCAGGGCGGCGGCGCGGAGGGTTGTGGACAGCATCTTGTGCTCGCTCCATCGGATTTGTTCTGGCCCCGCATGGTGTGGGACCTGTCGGGGCAACGCCGGATTCCCGCGCGGGTTCCTTCGCCCGGCCACCCATCCGAACGAAATCCCGGCCGGGTCCGGGAACCGACCGGCATGGTGCACCCGCAAACAAAGTGGGGCCCGGGCGCGACGCGCCCGGGCCCCTTCGCGAAGCGTCGCCGGTCAGCCGCGGCGGGCGGAGTCGTAGGAGTAGGCGGGGAGCGAGGTCAGGCTCTCCTTCGTCGCACCCGCGATGGTCCAGCGGTTGTCCGCCGCGGACCAGCGGAGGTCCGTCATCGGTACCGCCACGAGCTTCGCGCCGATCCCGAGAAAGCCGCCCACCGAGATCACCGCCAGCGGCGAGGAGTTGCCGGTGGCCAGGATCACGTCGTCCACGGAACCGATCGCCTCGTTGCGCTCGTTGTAAACGTTGGAGCCGATGATCCGGCTCACCCGGTCCGTCTGGGCCATCGGCGCCGTCGCGGCCGGATTGGCCGCCGTGCCGGCCGCAACGCCGGCGGCGGCGCCGGCCGCGGGGCGGCCGGCCGTCCCCGCCGGCGCGCCCGAGGGGCCGGAGGGATTGTTCGGGGCGTTACCGGCGGCCTGGTTCTGCAGCGGCGCGCTGGTGGTCCCGGCGCGGGCCTGGCTGCCGTCCGGCATGGTGTTCACCGCGCCGGGCTGGCCGTTCTGCGCCCGCGGCGTGGCGGAGGTGCTGTTGCCCTGGGCGGTGGCGCCATCGACCGCACGGCCCGCGGCGGTGCCGGGCGGGTTGTTTGGCGTGCCGTCGCTGTTCTGCGGGTAGGCGCCGGACATGTTGGTGCCCAGGGCGCGGTCCGCGGCGCGGCCCAGCGCCGTGCCGGGCGGGTTGCCGGGCGTGCCGTCCGGGCGGTTCTGCGTGTTCGCCGGGTCGCCGGCGCGCTGGTTGGCGGAAGCGGCGCTCTCACCGGCGCGGTCCACGGCGCGGCCCAGCGCCGTGCCGGGCGGGTTGCCGGGCGTGCCGTCCGGGCGGTTCTGCGTGTTCGCCGGGTCGCCGGCGCGCTGGTTGGCGGAGGCGGCGCTCTCGCCGGCGCGGTCCACGGCGCGGCCCAGCGCCGTACCGG
This genomic window from Pararoseomonas sp. SCSIO 73927 contains:
- a CDS encoding aspartate aminotransferase family protein, yielding MIPALMPNYNRADLVFERGEGAWLWDEQGRRFLDFGAGIATTSIGHGHPHLVQAIAEQAGRVMHTSNLYRVPQAERLAQRLVEATPFADSVYFSNSGAEANEAMVKAVRKYHASEGHPERYRTICFEGAFHGRTLAMISATGNAKYLEGFGPPVEGFDHVPFGNMNAVRNAITKETGAILIEPVQGEGGVRPAELRFLRDLREVCDEFGLLLALDEVQTGMGRSGKLWAHQWAGIEPDVMSSAKGIGGGFPLGATLAREKVAQYLKPGTHGSTYGGNPLACAAGNAVLDVILAPGFLDGVDRVARHLWRGMQDLAARHPSVVMGVQGAGLLLGLRLHESISNTEMQGAAVAEGLLTVAAGMNVLRVAPPLIITEAEADEALRLLDRACLRMTPGNAKAAAK
- a CDS encoding PRC-barrel domain-containing protein; amino-acid sequence: MTTRSYKTGLLGMTAAAALLALPALAQTQAQPAPRDGTAGNPPSTATQRAADSVTGNRTPPDGTPGNPPGTALGRAVDRAGESAASANQRAGDPANTQNRPDGTPGNPPGTALGRAVDRAGESAASANQRAGDPANTQNRPDGTPGNPPGTALGRAADRALGTNMSGAYPQNSDGTPNNPPGTAAGRAVDGATAQGNSTSATPRAQNGQPGAVNTMPDGSQARAGTTSAPLQNQAAGNAPNNPSGPSGAPAGTAGRPAAGAAAGVAAGTAANPAATAPMAQTDRVSRIIGSNVYNERNEAIGSVDDVILATGNSSPLAVISVGGFLGIGAKLVAVPMTDLRWSAADNRWTIAGATKESLTSLPAYSYDSARRG